A single genomic interval of Terriglobus albidus harbors:
- a CDS encoding glycoside hydrolase family 31 protein, protein MFQFEQHHGDAIFVSGIRRLRLCFPTEATVRVTYTEDSVFTERASAIVIARGHVSFNVEETQTLYRLSTSAIEVLVSKASGALTVLNSQGRVLLKEPHRGGKWLTRKKVYRNLFSAAQSIATGQSIDGARAAAESFEAVFDREAFEAKLEFSFVEDEALYGLGSHEEGYGNLRGRSRELYQQNMKAVVPVLISSRGYGVLLDCESLMTFHDDALGSYWWADTVAELDYYIFCGSTLEALYGQYYALTGKPAMLPKWALGYVQSKERYVNAEELLDVAGEYRRREIPLDCIVLDWKSWPNGSGWGQKSFDPIRFPDPSGMTRALHDMDVRLMVSIWPIMTGGCENQIELQQNGQMLGNQSTYNAFDTRARTTYWQQAKRGLFDHGVDAWWCDCTEPFEADWAGAVKPEPHTRLCINTDAAKKYIDEARINSFSLLHSKGIYDGQRSATEDRRVLNLTRSSYAGQHRYGAVTWNGDICGTWEALRRCIPEGLNFCATGEPFWTTDAGGFFVANDPALWFWRGDYNDGCRGLTPMDALQPDAADIGCRDKGFWELYVRWMQYACFLPMMRSHGTDAAREIWRFGEPGESFYDALTAIIRLRSRLVPHLYSLMAAVCRTGTPMLRPLALEFPDDPITRQVDDAFLLGDSLLIAPVTEPMYYSRSSQPLEGRRHTRRAYLPVSSDWFDFWTGIPHAGGIWVNADAPLETIPVFVRSGSILVLGPVRQFTSQLPDEPYTIHVYPGADAIFTLYEDAGDGYAYERGEYALIHFRWDESQQQLTVLPREGRFPTMTATRELTFQIYADTGLKTETVRYDGAEVRIRCTER, encoded by the coding sequence ATGTTTCAGTTTGAACAGCATCACGGCGATGCCATCTTTGTCTCGGGAATCCGCCGCCTTCGGCTTTGCTTCCCGACCGAAGCCACGGTCCGTGTCACGTACACGGAAGACAGTGTCTTTACCGAGCGAGCTTCCGCCATCGTTATAGCCCGCGGGCATGTCTCTTTCAATGTTGAGGAGACGCAGACTCTTTATCGCCTCTCCACAAGCGCAATCGAGGTTTTAGTTTCGAAAGCGAGTGGAGCCCTCACGGTACTGAACTCCCAGGGCCGAGTTCTACTTAAGGAGCCACACCGGGGTGGCAAATGGCTAACGCGCAAAAAGGTCTATCGCAATCTCTTCTCTGCTGCACAATCGATCGCCACCGGCCAAAGCATCGACGGCGCGCGCGCAGCAGCGGAATCTTTCGAGGCCGTCTTCGACCGAGAAGCCTTCGAAGCCAAACTGGAGTTCTCCTTCGTCGAAGACGAGGCGCTGTACGGACTGGGATCACACGAAGAAGGATATGGCAACCTTCGCGGCAGATCCCGCGAGCTGTATCAGCAGAATATGAAGGCGGTCGTCCCGGTGCTGATCTCGTCGCGCGGATACGGTGTCCTGCTCGACTGCGAATCACTGATGACCTTCCACGATGATGCCTTGGGCTCCTACTGGTGGGCAGATACTGTCGCCGAGCTGGACTATTACATCTTCTGCGGAAGTACGCTCGAAGCGCTCTACGGACAGTACTATGCCCTCACCGGCAAGCCGGCGATGCTGCCGAAGTGGGCTCTTGGATACGTGCAGTCCAAGGAGCGCTACGTCAATGCCGAGGAACTCCTCGACGTCGCCGGCGAATACCGCAGACGCGAGATCCCGCTGGACTGCATCGTGCTGGACTGGAAGAGCTGGCCTAACGGCTCCGGCTGGGGCCAGAAGAGCTTTGATCCGATCCGTTTCCCCGATCCATCCGGCATGACGCGGGCACTGCACGATATGGATGTACGGCTAATGGTCTCCATCTGGCCCATCATGACCGGTGGATGCGAAAACCAGATCGAGCTACAGCAGAATGGCCAGATGCTCGGCAATCAGTCTACCTACAACGCCTTCGACACCAGGGCGCGAACTACCTATTGGCAGCAAGCGAAACGCGGGCTCTTCGATCATGGCGTCGACGCATGGTGGTGCGACTGTACTGAACCCTTTGAAGCGGACTGGGCGGGCGCTGTAAAACCCGAACCGCATACCCGACTGTGCATCAATACTGATGCCGCAAAGAAATACATCGACGAAGCCCGTATCAATAGCTTTTCTCTTCTGCACTCGAAAGGTATCTACGATGGCCAGCGAAGTGCCACGGAAGATCGCCGCGTACTCAACCTCACGCGGTCGTCCTATGCGGGGCAGCATCGCTATGGCGCAGTCACCTGGAACGGAGATATCTGCGGAACATGGGAGGCGCTACGGCGCTGTATCCCTGAAGGCTTGAACTTCTGTGCGACCGGAGAGCCCTTCTGGACAACCGACGCGGGAGGCTTCTTCGTCGCCAACGATCCCGCGCTCTGGTTCTGGCGAGGTGACTACAACGACGGCTGCCGTGGACTCACTCCCATGGATGCACTGCAACCGGATGCCGCAGACATCGGCTGCCGCGATAAAGGATTCTGGGAGCTATACGTCCGCTGGATGCAGTACGCCTGCTTCCTCCCAATGATGCGCTCTCACGGCACCGACGCCGCGCGTGAGATTTGGCGGTTCGGTGAACCAGGCGAGTCTTTCTATGACGCGCTGACAGCCATCATCCGGCTGCGCTCTCGCCTTGTACCCCATCTCTATTCCCTGATGGCTGCGGTCTGCCGCACCGGAACTCCCATGCTTCGTCCACTGGCGCTGGAGTTCCCCGATGATCCCATTACGCGACAGGTAGACGATGCCTTCCTTCTTGGGGATTCCCTTCTCATTGCACCGGTAACAGAGCCGATGTATTACAGCCGCTCATCACAGCCGTTGGAAGGACGCCGCCATACCCGCAGAGCCTATCTGCCCGTATCGTCTGACTGGTTCGACTTCTGGACAGGCATACCGCATGCGGGTGGGATTTGGGTCAACGCCGATGCACCGCTTGAAACCATCCCGGTCTTTGTCCGCTCCGGCTCGATCCTGGTGCTGGGACCGGTGCGGCAGTTCACCAGTCAGCTCCCAGACGAACCGTACACCATCCATGTCTATCCCGGTGCCGATGCAATCTTCACGCTCTATGAGGATGCGGGTGATGGCTACGCCTACGAACGCGGCGAGTATGCCCTCATCCACTTCCGCTGGGATGAGTCGCAACAGCAATTGACCGTTTTGCCCCGCGAGGGCAGATTCCCCACGATGACCGCCACCCGCGAGTTGACGTTTCAAATCTACGCCGATACAGGCTTGAAAACAGAAACAGTGCGCTACGACGGCGCAGAGGTCCGGATACGATGCACAGAACGATAG
- a CDS encoding sugar phosphate isomerase/epimerase family protein, with the protein MAAVREAGYDGIQFHISPEPQELEEALKQGLGVCAAARVNVPEDAVRVAQEAHLMGLECLTLHVGWGLEDDDQAVRLIEAVLNASAKHSVPMYVETHRATLFQDMWRAVGFHRRFPALEFNGDFSHWYTGQEMVYGGFETKFAFIKPLLECVRFMHGRIGNPGSIQVDLGSGDPAEHPYIDHFKTLWTHVFTRYLQAETVKQEFFTFTPELLSPDIYYARTFQGKEESDRWHQSLLLRTIAQQCFAEAAKSAK; encoded by the coding sequence ATGGCGGCGGTCCGCGAGGCCGGTTACGACGGCATCCAGTTTCATATCTCGCCGGAACCACAGGAGCTGGAAGAAGCTCTGAAGCAAGGGCTTGGAGTCTGTGCCGCGGCGCGGGTGAATGTGCCCGAGGATGCTGTCCGTGTTGCGCAGGAGGCTCACCTGATGGGGCTGGAGTGCCTGACGCTCCACGTGGGTTGGGGATTGGAAGATGACGATCAGGCAGTGCGGTTGATCGAGGCCGTACTCAACGCTTCGGCGAAACATTCGGTTCCAATGTATGTGGAGACGCATCGCGCGACGCTTTTCCAGGACATGTGGCGCGCAGTGGGCTTTCACCGCAGGTTTCCCGCGTTGGAGTTCAACGGAGACTTCTCGCACTGGTACACCGGGCAGGAGATGGTCTACGGAGGCTTCGAGACCAAGTTTGCGTTCATCAAGCCACTGCTGGAGTGCGTGCGGTTCATGCATGGGCGGATCGGCAACCCCGGATCGATCCAGGTCGACCTCGGCTCGGGAGACCCAGCGGAGCATCCGTATATTGACCACTTCAAGACGTTGTGGACACATGTCTTTACCCGCTATCTGCAGGCAGAGACTGTGAAGCAGGAGTTCTTCACGTTTACGCCGGAGCTGCTCTCTCCCGATATTTACTACGCACGGACCTTCCAGGGGAAGGAAGAGAGCGACCGCTGGCATCAATCGCTGCTGCTGCGCACGATCGCTCAGCAATGTTTCGCCGAGGCGGCGAAGTCCGCGAAGTAG
- a CDS encoding glycoside hydrolase family 30 beta sandwich domain-containing protein, whose protein sequence is MAPRWHPWLTTAVVAMVTVAVVTVPVIAQQPLQLPDTAAPAISQAADHFEFVADGPAGPGWTRPNEPARKYFREMLPALFSRTIAIENDLPQPAALRWIFTGPRAGLTVELSEGNIKLSERWYDSAQLLGEKGTLVRQEKAFTGHPRTLTVVADAHLSVHVLVNGQDLLQAPMYFDVQRHQMMLVAPRTQHLVVHGALLPPEIKTAALQIDADNKQQTMLGFGGSPGIPAYAELSERGKTEYWHLIRKYNLLLHREYPMGTELKQDLSNFDDLSSATPHYYGDNFPNGEISDFDYSRRMLALGGHVIYEMWALPKWAEKPYDGPVKIIDAWKKPVTKQADVEQYVRIVVAYCRMAAKKSGRPPMIVGIQNEVEQIPSVYAEMTKSLRRELDKAGFKEVKIHMADAPYLWMGVGRVNDLKHDTEAWNDTDYVASHVYDWQKYAVDPDRYDEQLQAMRAVMGDKPYLATEICLNDGKLQEPSYRVAFQVGQLYHKHLTELNAIALMYCWTILDVEQPNFGASRSLLIPDKTHGNVPVASSFQLRILGAYSRHIQEGMWRVSATASGNPDLLVSAFVGATGKKTIVLLNRGTDATRVAILWSAPWRQIEHVTQYEENEVAVAKPGLRDVVVQPGEIVIVSTLEGGN, encoded by the coding sequence ATGGCACCGAGATGGCATCCGTGGCTAACTACCGCTGTCGTTGCGATGGTCACCGTTGCGGTGGTCACCGTTCCGGTGATAGCTCAGCAACCGTTGCAACTTCCCGATACCGCTGCTCCCGCGATATCGCAGGCAGCGGACCATTTCGAGTTTGTCGCTGACGGCCCTGCCGGACCTGGCTGGACCCGTCCCAACGAACCCGCCCGGAAGTACTTCCGTGAGATGTTGCCGGCACTCTTCAGCCGCACCATCGCAATCGAAAATGACCTTCCGCAACCAGCGGCGCTACGGTGGATCTTCACCGGCCCCCGTGCCGGCCTGACCGTTGAGCTCAGCGAAGGGAACATCAAGCTCTCCGAGCGTTGGTATGACAGCGCGCAACTGCTGGGAGAGAAAGGCACCCTCGTACGACAGGAGAAGGCGTTTACCGGACATCCCCGCACTCTTACGGTCGTCGCCGACGCCCATCTCTCCGTTCATGTTCTGGTTAACGGGCAAGATCTCCTGCAGGCTCCGATGTACTTCGACGTACAGCGGCATCAGATGATGTTGGTCGCCCCGCGCACGCAACACCTCGTCGTCCACGGAGCCCTGCTTCCACCGGAGATCAAAACCGCAGCACTGCAGATCGATGCGGACAACAAACAGCAGACCATGCTCGGCTTCGGCGGCAGCCCCGGAATTCCGGCCTATGCCGAGTTGAGTGAGCGCGGCAAGACCGAGTATTGGCATCTCATCCGCAAATACAATCTGCTGCTCCATCGGGAATACCCTATGGGCACAGAGCTCAAGCAGGATCTCAGCAACTTCGACGATCTCTCATCCGCCACGCCGCACTACTACGGCGATAACTTCCCCAACGGAGAGATCAGCGACTTCGACTACTCTCGCCGCATGCTCGCTCTTGGTGGTCACGTTATCTACGAGATGTGGGCTCTGCCGAAATGGGCGGAGAAGCCGTATGACGGCCCCGTCAAGATCATCGACGCCTGGAAGAAGCCAGTCACCAAGCAGGCCGACGTGGAACAGTACGTCCGCATCGTTGTGGCGTACTGCCGTATGGCGGCGAAAAAGTCCGGTAGACCTCCGATGATCGTCGGTATCCAGAACGAAGTCGAACAGATTCCCTCCGTCTATGCCGAGATGACGAAGAGTCTGCGCCGCGAGCTGGATAAAGCAGGCTTCAAAGAGGTGAAGATCCATATGGCCGATGCTCCCTATCTATGGATGGGCGTCGGCCGGGTAAACGACCTGAAGCACGACACCGAAGCCTGGAATGATACGGACTACGTCGCCAGCCACGTCTATGACTGGCAAAAATACGCCGTCGATCCTGACCGGTACGACGAGCAGCTCCAGGCTATGCGCGCTGTGATGGGCGACAAACCCTATCTGGCTACCGAGATCTGCCTGAACGACGGCAAGCTGCAGGAACCCAGCTACCGCGTGGCCTTCCAGGTGGGGCAGCTCTATCACAAGCATCTGACTGAGCTGAATGCCATTGCTCTGATGTACTGCTGGACCATTCTCGATGTCGAGCAGCCCAACTTCGGTGCGTCGCGCTCCCTTCTGATTCCCGACAAGACACACGGCAATGTCCCGGTTGCCTCCAGCTTCCAGCTGCGGATTCTCGGCGCCTATAGCCGCCATATTCAGGAGGGCATGTGGCGTGTCAGCGCTACCGCTTCGGGCAATCCGGATCTTCTGGTCTCAGCGTTTGTCGGCGCCACCGGTAAAAAGACGATCGTGCTTCTCAACCGCGGCACCGATGCCACTCGCGTTGCGATTCTCTGGAGCGCACCGTGGCGCCAGATAGAGCACGTCACACAGTACGAAGAGAACGAAGTAGCTGTCGCAAAGCCTGGATTGCGTGATGTCGTTGTCCAGCCCGGAGAGATCGTCATCGTCTCTACGCTGGAAGGAGGCAACTGA
- a CDS encoding MFS transporter, with protein sequence MLKTRLSYAASEVAGQLIFCVVSFYLLKFYTDVYGISAAAAGTILLATRCLDAVDAPLWGILFDRTHSPLGKSRPWFLWLCCPFAIFGVLTFLTPHLSGTAKVVYAGVTYAICSILYTGINTPVTSILSGLTSESRERVTLTTFRMFGSKLAVLFVNLTVLRLVDRVGGGNDRRGFLIVMSLYAVGSVLLYLTAFRNLRETVVEEHKKIALRESLRAIRGNHPWLITFASGLFFWIAFIARISAAPYFFEYTLHRRDLISIANSLDFVSLGTVFLLPWLCRKTSKRNLWAAGLLGCFAGQLLLAAGARAHSVPLILTGWGLGFFASGAAMAMPFTILSDSVDYGEWRCGIRATGFLTAIGFSFCLKAGSGLGGALPAWILDRYHYIPHTQQTAASLHGISLSFIWLPAVAYALATIPVLFYQRYERLEPQIRKDLELRRAAAVAMSAGI encoded by the coding sequence GTGCTGAAGACACGTCTAAGTTATGCGGCCAGCGAAGTTGCGGGCCAGCTCATCTTTTGCGTCGTCTCGTTTTATCTGCTGAAGTTCTATACCGATGTGTACGGCATCTCCGCGGCTGCTGCAGGAACCATTCTGCTGGCAACCCGCTGCCTGGATGCGGTGGACGCTCCACTGTGGGGCATCCTCTTTGACCGCACTCATAGCCCGCTCGGCAAAAGCCGGCCGTGGTTCCTATGGCTGTGCTGCCCGTTCGCCATCTTCGGCGTGCTTACCTTCCTCACGCCACATCTCAGCGGAACGGCGAAGGTTGTCTACGCGGGTGTTACGTATGCCATCTGCAGCATCCTGTACACGGGCATTAATACTCCGGTCACATCGATCCTCTCCGGGCTGACTTCAGAATCCCGCGAGCGGGTCACGCTTACCACCTTCCGCATGTTCGGCTCAAAGCTCGCTGTGCTGTTCGTCAACCTGACCGTTCTGCGCCTGGTGGATCGCGTTGGCGGCGGCAATGACCGTAGGGGATTTTTGATCGTTATGTCCCTCTACGCCGTCGGCTCCGTGCTGCTTTATCTGACTGCCTTTCGGAATCTGCGGGAGACCGTCGTGGAGGAGCATAAGAAGATCGCCCTGCGCGAGAGCTTGCGCGCGATCCGTGGCAATCATCCATGGCTGATCACCTTCGCAAGCGGCCTCTTCTTCTGGATCGCCTTCATCGCCCGCATCTCGGCCGCACCCTACTTCTTTGAGTACACACTGCATCGCCGCGATCTCATCTCCATCGCCAACAGCCTGGACTTTGTCTCCCTGGGAACCGTCTTCCTGCTCCCGTGGCTTTGTCGCAAAACATCGAAACGCAACTTGTGGGCTGCAGGCCTGCTTGGTTGTTTCGCAGGACAGCTTCTGCTTGCGGCGGGAGCACGCGCACATTCCGTACCGCTCATATTGACAGGCTGGGGACTGGGTTTCTTTGCCAGCGGCGCGGCGATGGCGATGCCCTTCACCATCCTTTCCGACAGCGTTGACTACGGCGAATGGCGGTGCGGCATTCGGGCCACCGGCTTTCTTACCGCCATCGGCTTCTCCTTCTGCCTGAAAGCCGGCAGCGGCCTTGGCGGCGCTCTTCCTGCCTGGATTCTGGACCGTTATCACTACATCCCGCACACCCAGCAGACAGCAGCGTCTTTGCACGGCATCAGCCTCAGCTTTATTTGGCTGCCGGCAGTAGCCTATGCCCTAGCGACCATTCCGGTTCTGTTCTACCAGCGTTATGAGCGTCTGGAACCGCAGATCCGTAAAGACCTCGAGCTGCGCCGCGCTGCCGCCGTAGCCATGAGCGCGGGTATCTGA
- a CDS encoding glycoside hydrolase family 28 protein — MVFQSVAAAILLCTATAFASTTCDARQMGAKGDGVTKDTAAIQKAIDACASKGGGIVVLQGGGTFLSGPLDLKSHVALAVARGTLLKASEEIDDFPVREDAKWRRMALIHADRAEDIAITGEGTIDGSGQGWWTRHLNRPKGSPEPPRPMIVDITRSKKIRIEGVTIQNAPMYNILTNLCDGLTVRNVRILNPGRKAPNTDGIDPLSTSHVLIEHAYIDTGDDNVAIKSGLVERGEPIVPSRDITIRDCEFVHGHGLSIGSELAGGVQHVRVERVSFKGADQGIRIKSARGRGNDIGDFHYKDITMEDVRTAIQITGYYTGYKAEDPGELVTEHTPRFHDIYLENVTAKNSQTAVQIQGLPEAPIQNLQLKNVHLQAKKAGVAQFAQGKAEGLTIQAEDKVVRGKGLAVEGWTE; from the coding sequence ATGGTATTTCAATCAGTTGCGGCTGCAATCCTCCTCTGCACGGCGACAGCCTTTGCTTCCACCACCTGTGATGCTCGCCAGATGGGCGCCAAGGGAGATGGCGTGACCAAAGACACCGCCGCGATTCAGAAAGCGATCGACGCCTGCGCCTCCAAAGGTGGAGGAATCGTGGTCCTGCAGGGAGGAGGCACCTTCCTCTCCGGTCCGCTCGATCTGAAGAGCCATGTGGCCCTCGCTGTCGCGAGAGGCACACTGCTCAAGGCCAGCGAAGAAATCGACGATTTCCCCGTTCGTGAAGATGCCAAATGGCGCCGCATGGCCCTGATTCATGCCGATCGGGCAGAGGATATCGCCATTACCGGCGAAGGCACCATCGACGGCAGCGGCCAGGGCTGGTGGACCCGCCATCTGAATCGTCCTAAGGGATCGCCCGAGCCACCGCGGCCCATGATCGTCGATATCACCCGGTCTAAAAAGATCCGCATTGAGGGCGTCACCATCCAGAACGCGCCGATGTACAACATCCTGACCAATCTCTGCGATGGACTCACGGTGCGGAATGTTCGCATCCTGAATCCGGGCCGTAAGGCGCCCAATACCGATGGCATCGATCCGCTCTCGACCTCGCACGTCCTGATCGAGCATGCCTACATCGACACCGGCGACGATAACGTAGCCATCAAGAGCGGGCTGGTCGAGCGTGGAGAACCCATCGTTCCCAGCCGCGACATCACTATCCGGGACTGCGAGTTTGTCCACGGGCACGGCCTTTCCATCGGCAGTGAACTCGCCGGCGGCGTGCAACATGTCCGAGTCGAACGCGTCAGCTTTAAAGGTGCAGACCAGGGCATCCGGATCAAGAGCGCCCGCGGACGCGGGAACGACATCGGCGACTTCCACTACAAGGACATCACCATGGAAGATGTCCGCACCGCGATCCAGATTACTGGCTATTACACCGGTTACAAAGCCGAGGACCCTGGCGAGCTCGTCACCGAGCACACACCCCGCTTCCACGATATCTACCTCGAAAATGTAACCGCAAAGAACTCGCAGACCGCCGTGCAGATCCAGGGACTGCCCGAGGCTCCGATCCAGAACCTGCAGCTCAAGAACGTCCACCTACAGGCGAAAAAGGCCGGCGTTGCACAGTTTGCACAGGGGAAAGCCGAAGGGTTAACCATCCAGGCTGAAGACAAGGTAGTTCGTGGCAAAGGACTCGCCGTGGAAGGGTGGACGGAGTAA
- a CDS encoding right-handed parallel beta-helix repeat-containing protein, which translates to MHRTIAAITLLLTTGSPIVLAQKLAPDAVILSVAPNGNDDNDGSAGKPLRTFERAQAAIREINGQHDVVAELSDGMYRIANPLIFHAADGGQNGHQVVWRAAKDARPVISGGIAVTGWKVFDRAKNIWVADVPAGTDSSDLWVDGHLAPRARVELPRADVTFTREGLTLRGAKYNYLAALPDPSRILVSGTGFFTERFSPVARIDGMKIVMQQPSWDNNLWGYDSLAFPYHPELAHLYLSNAFAFLSEPGQWYIDPRQGKLYLKPAAGIDLAKADVELPRLTVLLSISGSYDTPVRNLSFRGIRFSHTTWMGPSSSEGYASQQSGSYLTGRAIAYPADPLGTCKFGCPEFESVRNEWQQMPASVQVSAAERITFDSNVFAHLGQYALGIGNDADAMLSGIGLGTGDVTVAANVFTDLGGGAILAGGVRRDAHHPPRPEMVNRQLIIRNNRIRLVSKTFRDNSAILSTYITQAIILHNDISEVPYDAIDIGYGWGMHDAGGNPNYRVRMHGYDWKANLVYSTPTTHRDTVVAGNRVHGAKRFFHDGGAIYNLSASPGTLITENYIFDNSKMIGLYLDEGSRYITVRRNVVQDTDSEWLNINTVRAAYPLRISPDNTADSNWHDGTKIGGMWTNYQNDLILNDHLVTNGQWPEEALEVMKHAGIEPEAGPVAYGEAQPGAGEPAKP; encoded by the coding sequence ATGCACAGAACGATAGCCGCCATCACCCTGTTGCTGACCACAGGCTCCCCCATTGTCCTGGCTCAGAAGCTTGCTCCTGATGCCGTCATTCTCTCCGTTGCCCCGAATGGCAACGACGATAACGACGGCTCAGCCGGCAAGCCGTTACGTACCTTCGAACGCGCACAGGCTGCCATACGAGAGATCAACGGACAACACGACGTCGTGGCGGAACTGAGCGATGGCATGTACCGCATCGCCAATCCACTTATCTTCCATGCCGCGGACGGCGGACAGAACGGCCATCAGGTGGTGTGGCGCGCAGCCAAGGATGCAAGGCCCGTAATCTCCGGCGGCATCGCCGTCACTGGATGGAAGGTCTTTGACCGCGCTAAAAACATCTGGGTTGCCGATGTACCTGCTGGAACCGACAGTAGCGATCTCTGGGTAGACGGCCATCTGGCGCCCCGAGCCCGTGTAGAGCTTCCGAGAGCCGATGTCACGTTTACGCGCGAAGGGCTGACGTTGCGCGGCGCCAAATACAACTATCTGGCCGCTCTTCCCGACCCATCCCGCATTCTCGTCAGCGGTACCGGCTTCTTCACCGAACGCTTCTCTCCCGTCGCGCGCATCGACGGGATGAAGATCGTCATGCAGCAGCCGTCCTGGGATAACAACCTATGGGGATACGACAGCCTTGCCTTCCCCTACCATCCGGAGCTTGCACATCTCTACCTCAGCAATGCATTCGCCTTTCTCTCCGAGCCTGGCCAGTGGTACATCGATCCACGTCAGGGCAAGCTGTATCTAAAACCCGCAGCCGGCATTGATCTCGCCAAGGCCGATGTCGAACTTCCGCGGCTCACGGTACTGCTCTCCATCAGCGGCAGCTATGACACACCAGTCAGAAATCTGAGCTTCCGCGGCATCCGCTTTTCGCACACTACCTGGATGGGCCCCTCTTCTTCCGAGGGCTATGCCAGCCAACAGAGCGGCTCGTACCTGACGGGCCGCGCCATTGCCTATCCTGCCGATCCGCTCGGTACCTGCAAGTTCGGCTGCCCCGAGTTCGAGAGCGTGCGCAACGAATGGCAACAGATGCCCGCAAGCGTTCAGGTCTCGGCGGCAGAACGCATCACTTTCGATAGCAATGTCTTCGCGCATCTCGGCCAGTATGCCCTGGGCATTGGTAACGACGCTGACGCCATGCTGAGTGGCATTGGCCTCGGAACCGGCGATGTCACGGTGGCAGCAAACGTCTTCACCGATCTCGGAGGAGGCGCCATCCTCGCCGGTGGCGTTCGCCGCGATGCTCACCATCCTCCGCGTCCGGAGATGGTCAACCGCCAGCTCATCATCCGCAACAACCGCATTCGCCTGGTCAGCAAGACCTTCCGGGACAACAGTGCAATCCTCAGTACCTACATCACACAGGCCATCATTCTGCACAACGACATCTCCGAGGTTCCGTACGACGCCATCGACATCGGCTACGGCTGGGGCATGCACGATGCCGGGGGGAATCCCAACTACCGCGTGCGGATGCATGGCTATGACTGGAAGGCCAACCTTGTCTACTCCACCCCAACCACGCATCGTGACACCGTTGTAGCCGGCAATCGTGTCCATGGAGCCAAGCGCTTCTTCCACGATGGAGGAGCCATCTATAACCTCTCCGCCAGTCCAGGAACGCTCATCACCGAAAACTACATCTTCGACAACAGCAAGATGATTGGCCTGTATCTCGATGAAGGTTCACGTTACATCACGGTTCGCCGGAACGTCGTGCAGGATACCGACAGCGAATGGCTGAACATCAACACTGTCCGTGCCGCCTACCCGCTCCGCATCTCGCCCGATAACACGGCGGACTCGAACTGGCACGACGGTACTAAGATCGGCGGCATGTGGACCAACTATCAGAACGACCTGATCCTCAACGACCATCTGGTCACTAACGGTCAGTGGCCTGAGGAGGCGCTGGAGGTCATGAAACACGCAGGCATCGAGCCTGAAGCTGGTCCGGTCGCCTATGGCGAAGCGCAACCCGGAGCCGGCGAACCCGCCAAGCCATAA